A single region of the Rattus rattus isolate New Zealand chromosome 8, Rrattus_CSIRO_v1, whole genome shotgun sequence genome encodes:
- the S1pr2 gene encoding sphingosine 1-phosphate receptor 2 — translation MGGLYSEYLNPEKVQEHYNYTKETLDMQETPSRKVASAFIIILCCAIVVENLLVLIAVARNSKFHSAMYLFLGNLAASDLLAGVAFVANTLLSGPVTLSLTPLQWFAREGSAFITLSASVFSLLAIAIERQVAIAKVKLYGSDKSCRMLMLIGASWLISLILGGLPILGWNCLDHLEACSTVLPLYAKHYVLCVVTIFSVILLAIVALYVRIYFVVRSSHADVAGPQTLALLKTVTIVLGVFIICWLPAFSILLLDFTCPVRACPVLYKAHYFFAFATLNSLLNPVIYTWRSRDLRREVLRPLLCWRQGKGVTGRRGGNPGHRLLPLRSSSSLERGLHMPTSPTFLEGNTVV, via the coding sequence ATGGGCGGTTTATACTCAGAGTACCTCAATCCTGAGAAGGTTCAGGAACACTACAATTACACCAAGGAGACGCTGGACATGCAGGAGACGCCCTCCCGCAAGGTGGCCTCCGCCTTCATCATCATTTTATGCTGTGCCATCGTGGTGGAGAACCTTCTGGTGCTAATCGCAGTGGCCAGGAACAGCAAGTTCCACTCAGCCATGTACCTGTTCCTCGGCAACCTGGCAGCCTCCGACCTGCTGGCAGGCGTGGCCTTCGTGGCCAACACCTTGCTCTCCGGGCCTGTCACCCTGTCCTTAACTCCCTTGCAGTGGTTTGCCCGAGAGGGTTCAGCCTTCATCACGCTCTCCGCCTCGGTCTTCAGCCTCCTGGCCATCGCCATCGAGAGACAAGTGGCCATCGCCAAGGTCAAGCTCTACGGCAGCGACAAAAGCTGTCGAATGTTGATGCTCATTGGGGCCTCTTGGCTGATATCGCTGATTCTGGGTGGCTTGCCCATCCTGGGCTGGAATTGTCTGGACCATCTGGAGGCttgctccactgtgctgcccctCTATGCTAAGCACTATGTGCTCTGCGTGGTCACCATCTTCTCTGTCATCTTACTGGCTATCGTGGCCTTGTACGTCCGAATCTACTTTGTAGTCCGCTCAAGCCATGCGGACGTTGCTGGTCCTCAGACGCTGGCCCTGCTCAAGACAGTCACCATCGTACTGGGTGTTTTCATCATCTGCTGGCTGCCGGCTTTTAGCATCCTTCTCCTAGACTTTACCTGTCCCGTCCGGGCCTGTCCTGTCCTCTACAAAGCCCATTATTTCTTTGCCTTTGCCACCCTCAACTCTCTGCTCAACCCTGTCATCTATACATGGCGTAGCCGGGACCTTCGGAGGGAGGTACTGAGGCCCCTGCTGTGCTGGCGGCAGGGGAAGGGAGTGACAGGGCGCAGAGGTGGGAACCCTGGTCACCGACTCCTGCCCCTCCGCAGCTCCAGCTCCCTGGAGAGAGGCTTGCATATGCCTACATCGCCGACATTTCTGGAGGGCAACACAGTGGTGTGA